CGTCGAGCGGCGGGCAAGCCTTGAGACGGTCAAGAAACTCCGCCTTGAATGCATCATAAGCCACCCGTGACACCGGACCGCCCGGCACCGCACGAGTGTGCAGAAGCGGCAGCACGTCCGCCCCGCCTTCGCCGAGAAAATTGAAGTATTCGGCCTCCAGAAGCTCCGTACCGCGAAAGACGCGAAAATCCTGCTCGCCCATCAGCACCGGCGAGTAGGTGCTGCATTCGGTATGGATTCCACCAACGGCAATACGCATGGCACCTTCCCCCTTAATAAACCGGGCTCAAGGGAACAATGGCGGAGAACCGCAGCCAGTCCTTCTGCGCCTTCGGCGTCCATGCCGCCTCGGCAATGGCCGGTAGCCTCGGGAAAACCAGATGGTTGAAATAGGCACGATTGAGGAAATGTTCCGACCAGATGCAGGCCTGAACACCTTTCATCCGCTCCTTCAATTCCTCGGGAAATTCGCCGACGGCCTCATAGGCATAGGTATGCGAGGGCGGAACGGTGCCGGCCCAGCTTGCACCCGGCTCCTGCCAGGCTTCATCCTGCACCATGTCGAGATAATAGGCCTGACCCGGTGTCATCACCACGTCATAACCCTGTTTTGCAAGCTCAAGACCGACTTCCGGCTTCTGCCAAGCCATCAGCAATGTTCCAGCCGGATCAACACCGCCACCATGGGAAACTTCGTCCCAGCCGGCAAGCTGGCGGCCACGCTCATGCAGCATCCCCTGAATACGCTTCATGAAATAGGACTGGATGCCGAAGGTGCCATCCAGCCCCTCCTTTTCCATCAGCGCCTTCGCAAGCGGCGAGGCCAGCCATGAACCATCCGCAACCTCGTCGCCGCCAATATGGATCAACCGCGACGGGAACAGCTCCACCATCTCGTCAAATATCTTGCCGAGGAACTCATAGGTCGGCTCGATGGCCGGGTTGAGCGCGTTGTTCGGATATCCCTGCACCGAGCGATAGCTGTCCGGCGCTTCCTGCCCATCCGTCAGTTCCGGATAGGCGACAAGAGCCGCCGTGCTGTGGCCGGGAATATCAACCTCCGGCACGATTTCGACATTCAACGCGGCCGCGTGGGCAACGACCCTGCGGACGTCGTCCTGCGTGTAATAGCCCGAAACCGGCTCAGCCCCGTTGCCAAGCTGCGGCAGAAGCGGTGCATCCGGACCACGGGTCGCACCCACAGTGGTCAGCAGCGGATAGGCCTTGATTTCGAGACGCCATGCCTCGTCATCCGTCAGGTGCCAATGGAAACGGTTCATGCGCAGCCATGCGAGAATATCGATGAGCTGCACGACATCGCCGGTCGGATAAAATTGCCGCGAGACATCCAGATGGCAGCCGCGCCAGCTGTAACGCGGCGCATCGCTGATGCTGCCGGACGCCGGGAACCGGAATTTGGGATCGATACGCGCGCCACGCAGCAATTGCGCCAGAACCGTCAGGCCATATTGCAGACCGGCAGCGGCCGAATACTCCACGACGACCGCATCTTCGGAGAAGGTGATGCGATACCCTTCCGCTTCCAGCCCGCTATGCTGCTTGAAATGAAGCGGCTTTCCCTCATGAACCGGCGCAAGGCTGAAGGGCACATGACCGACGGTAAAAAGCCTGCGGAACAGGGAAAGCACGGTTTCCACCGCAAGAACCTCTTCCGTGCTTGCGTCTTCCGTCGGGAAAAGCGCGACAGGAAAGCCCTCGCCCGGTTCAGCATTGATTTCAGCGGGCCATGGCTGGATGGCGAAAGGCAGATCGAGCTCGCCTTCCGAAAGCAGCACTGGCGCCGGCTCGCTATGACGCCCATCCAGCATCAAATCGCCGACATCAACGGCGCGATGTGTGCCATCGGCAAGGCTGACATAGGCCGATTTCGCCCCGTCGGTGCGATGCCGCGCGGGCCTCAGGAGGCCATCGACGGTAAAGCGCCAGGATTTCCCCGCTTCGAGCACGAAGCCGGCTGGTGGCGCAAACTCATGGAAATTGGCATTACGGCGCAGATAAACCGCATTGCCGCAAACCGGCTTGTCCACCGTCCGCGTCAGCGAGGTGTAGACGATGCGAAAATCCTTCAGCGGCTCGCGGGAAAGATTGACCAGCGTGAACGTAAAGCCGCCGGATGCGGACTCTGCGAGCGGATGCCATGAATTTTCGAGACGATAATTTGCGAGCGCCATGATGCTCCCCTTCATTGCGTATTGAGCCCGTGAAAGGGCTTCGATCAGTAGTGTTCGGATTGCGAAAAAGTCCGGGCCAGCGGCGCCTGCCCCGCCGTCAGCCCGCAATCAACCGGCAGGCATACGCCGCTGATGGCCTGTGCCTGTGGACCGGCCAGAAACGCGACGGCGCTGGCCACATCTTCGGGCCGCACGATCCGCTGCAGCGGATACCAGTGCTTCGCCTCCTCGAAGACCTGCGGATTGCTGGCCGCCCGAGCTTCCCAGGCCTGGGTGCGCACGGTTCCGGGCGCCACGGCGTTGGAGCGGATGCCGAATTTTCCGTATTCGACAGCGATCAACTTCGTCAGATGGATCAGCCCGGCCTTGGCCGCGCTATAGGCCGGATGGCCGAACACCGCCATGCCGTTGACGGAGGTGATATTGACCACCGACCCTTGTGTCCGCTTCAGCGCTTCCTCAAAAGCCCTGAAGCACAGAAACGGCGCTTCCAGATTGAGGGCATTGTCCCTGCGCCATATGTCGGCGGTCGTGTCATGCAGGCTGACGGCCCTTGCAGCACCCGCATTGTTGACGAGGGTCGCGACATCGCCCAGTTCCGCAAGCTCGGCGGCCAGCCGCGCAAGGTCCTGCGGATCGGTGACATCACAGGTCTTCGCGACAAAGCCGGGGCCGGAAAGCTGCGAAAGCGCATTGGACAAGGCGTCGGCATCGATATCGACCAGCACCACCTTCGCATGACTTTCAGAAAGTGCTGCCGCAATCGCCCGACCAATGTCACCTGCCGCGCCGGTAACGACGGCAAGCTGGTCTTTCCTGTCCTTCATCTCCTACCACTCCCTTGAAGCTTTCCAACCCGCCACGGTGCGGGATATCAGGCAATGCAGCCCTGTTTTTTCATTGTCCTTGCTCAGTCACCGAGCAATTGCTTGTCATCCGAATCGCGATGTTCCACGAGCTGCTGCTTGATGTGACGCAGCGTCACCATCGACCTTTGCCGGTGGTGATAAGCGGCAAGTGTCGCCAGAATATCGACGGCCGCCAGATAGGCGTAACGCGATGAGGTCGGACGGAAGATGTTGTTTCCCTCGGGCACATTGACGGCCACAACGATATCCGCAGCCACGGCAAGCGGCGTGTCACTCTGGGTCAGCGCGATGGTGGTCACCCCCATTTCCCGCGCCAGCCTGAAACACTTCACCAGTTCCATATTGCGACCGGAAAAGGACGAACCGATGATCACGTCTTCCTTGCGTGCGGCGGCCGTCATCATCAGTTGCATGCTGTGATCGGCACTGGTGGAGACACGCAGACCAAGGCGGAACAGCCGGTTCTGGATTTCCGAGGCGATCATCGATGAATTGCCGCCGGCACCGAAGGCATAGATCATGCCGCCATTGGCAATCTTGATCGCCGCTTTTTCGGCAAGGGCGGGGTCAAGGGTCTTGTGCAGCAGGAAAAGCGCTTCCTGCGCCTTGGCAAGCACCTCCTCGGCAACATCCGACGGGCCGGTGCTCGATGGTTCCGAGGTGAGATAACGAATGCCCACATAGGCCGTCTTGGCGAGGCTGACCTTGAAATCCGAAAAGCTCAGACAACCCACACGACGGCAGAAACGTGTCACCGTCGGCGGAGAAACCTCGGCGCGGGCCGCAAGCTCGATGATCGAGGCATTGACGGCGAATTCGAAGTCCGAAACCAGAATATCGGCGATCCGCCGTTCCGATTGCGAGAACTGCCCCCTGTCTTCCTGTATTCTTGCGAAAATATCCATGTTCACCGGTCTCCGTTCCGCCAAAACTTAAGGCTTGGCCCCGTTACCGATGCATCCTAATCCAAGACGCCCGTCAACCGTGCATACCCATGAATCGACCATCTTCCGTCCCGATGACGACACGCCGAATATCCTTGATTTGAAAATGATTTTCTTTGTTGATTGCGAGATGAGCATATGCCAACAATCTGCGCCAGAGAAATCTCCAAATCCTGAAAATAATTTCAACAACGGACCACAACCATGCGCGATCCATTCAAAAACCCCTTTACCGAAACAGACACCGCCCGCCATTCGATCTGGGAAATGCTGGTGACGCGGGACATCGATGCCTTCCTCGCCGCCGACTGGTCGCAGGTCGCGGATGATTTCGTCGAGGACGGCTTTCTCGGCATCAACGCCAATCGTGAGACTAATCCGGACAATTGGCGCCTGTCCTTCCCGTCGCTCACCGCCTATCGCGACGAATGGCTGAAACAGGCGAAGGATTTTCAAACCCAGCAATTTGCCGAAGACCCAAGAGGCGCCATCTTCACCACCACCACGCTGGAAGAGATCGAAGTGGAAGGTGAAACCGCGCTGGTTCGC
The Agrobacterium cucumeris DNA segment above includes these coding regions:
- a CDS encoding SDR family oxidoreductase → MKDRKDQLAVVTGAAGDIGRAIAAALSESHAKVVLVDIDADALSNALSQLSGPGFVAKTCDVTDPQDLARLAAELAELGDVATLVNNAGAARAVSLHDTTADIWRRDNALNLEAPFLCFRAFEEALKRTQGSVVNITSVNGMAVFGHPAYSAAKAGLIHLTKLIAVEYGKFGIRSNAVAPGTVRTQAWEARAASNPQVFEEAKHWYPLQRIVRPEDVASAVAFLAGPQAQAISGVCLPVDCGLTAGQAPLARTFSQSEHY
- a CDS encoding beta-N-acetylhexosaminidase; translation: MALANYRLENSWHPLAESASGGFTFTLVNLSREPLKDFRIVYTSLTRTVDKPVCGNAVYLRRNANFHEFAPPAGFVLEAGKSWRFTVDGLLRPARHRTDGAKSAYVSLADGTHRAVDVGDLMLDGRHSEPAPVLLSEGELDLPFAIQPWPAEINAEPGEGFPVALFPTEDASTEEVLAVETVLSLFRRLFTVGHVPFSLAPVHEGKPLHFKQHSGLEAEGYRITFSEDAVVVEYSAAAGLQYGLTVLAQLLRGARIDPKFRFPASGSISDAPRYSWRGCHLDVSRQFYPTGDVVQLIDILAWLRMNRFHWHLTDDEAWRLEIKAYPLLTTVGATRGPDAPLLPQLGNGAEPVSGYYTQDDVRRVVAHAAALNVEIVPEVDIPGHSTAALVAYPELTDGQEAPDSYRSVQGYPNNALNPAIEPTYEFLGKIFDEMVELFPSRLIHIGGDEVADGSWLASPLAKALMEKEGLDGTFGIQSYFMKRIQGMLHERGRQLAGWDEVSHGGGVDPAGTLLMAWQKPEVGLELAKQGYDVVMTPGQAYYLDMVQDEAWQEPGASWAGTVPPSHTYAYEAVGEFPEELKERMKGVQACIWSEHFLNRAYFNHLVFPRLPAIAEAAWTPKAQKDWLRFSAIVPLSPVY
- a CDS encoding MurR/RpiR family transcriptional regulator, with amino-acid sequence MDIFARIQEDRGQFSQSERRIADILVSDFEFAVNASIIELAARAEVSPPTVTRFCRRVGCLSFSDFKVSLAKTAYVGIRYLTSEPSSTGPSDVAEEVLAKAQEALFLLHKTLDPALAEKAAIKIANGGMIYAFGAGGNSSMIASEIQNRLFRLGLRVSTSADHSMQLMMTAAARKEDVIIGSSFSGRNMELVKCFRLAREMGVTTIALTQSDTPLAVAADIVVAVNVPEGNNIFRPTSSRYAYLAAVDILATLAAYHHRQRSMVTLRHIKQQLVEHRDSDDKQLLGD